The segment CTCGGTGAGCTGAGCGAGCTGCTGGACGACCGGTTCCCGCAGCTCGGGCCGGTGCCGCGGGGTGCGCTCGCTCCGCACGAGACCCTGGAGGCGGCGGTCGCCTGGAGCGTGGACCTGCTGCCGCCGGCCGACCGGGCCCTGTTGTTGCGCCTGTGGCCGTACGAGGGTGGGTTCGCGCTGACCGCTGTGGGCCCGGATCTGGAGGCGCTCTCCGGGCTGGTGGCCCGCTCGGTGGTGGTCGCGGACACCGGCGTGACCCCGGCCCGGTACCGGCTGCTGGAGATGATCCGGGCGTACTGCCGGGCGCACGATCCGGACCCGGCCGGCAGCCGGGCGGCGCACGCGGCCTGGGTACGCGGACTCGTCCTGCACTGGATCCCGGAGCTGAGCGGCGACCGGTCGGCCCACGCGATCCGGATGCTGAACCGGGAGCTGCCCAACCTGCGGGCCGGGGTGGAGCACGACCTGACCGCCGATCCGCCCGCCGCCCTGCGGACCGCTGCTCTGCTCGGCTGGTTCTGGTTCCGGGGTGGACACGTCGCCGACGGGTTGCGCCTGCTCACCGCGGGCCTGGCCGAGGCCCCGCAGGCACCGGGACGGGACCGGGCGCGGGCCTGGTCGGCCTGCGCGACGCTGCGGTTCATCGCGGGCGACCTGGCCGGCGCCGGGGACTGTCTCCGGGAGGCGTACGCGGCGATCGGCACCCCCGCCGACCGGGAGGCGAGGGTCGTGCACGCGCAGATGCTGTACTACGACTCGCTGCTGCAGGAGGCGACGGGTGACTTCGCCGCGGCCGCCGACCGGGCCCGGGAGTCGATTGCCGCGGCCCGGGCGTACGGCGAGGAGTGGATCGTCCCGTCCGGCGAGGTCTGCCTCGGCTTCGCCCTGGCCGGGCTGGGCGAGATCGCGGACGGCCGGCGGATCCTCGTCGAGGCGATCGAGGCGGCGCTCACCCAGCACAGCCGGTGGGCCGCCGCGCTGGGCGAACTGGCCCTGGCCCGCGCCTTCCTGACCGGGAACGCGGCGGCGCCGGTGGATCCGGTCGCCGCGCTCGCGTCGGTGCGCCGGGCCCTGGAGCTGTTCCAGCGTGAGAACGACATCGGCAACGTGCTGACCAGCCTGCACACCGGCTGTTACGCGCTGGCACTGGACGGGCGACGGGAGACCGCTGCGGTTCTGCTCGCGGGGGTGCGCCGGCACGCCGTACGCCATGGGGTTGATCCGGATCTGGCCGGCCCGACGCTGACCGCCGCGCTGGAGGAAGTGCTGGCCGGGGTTGATTGTGAAGCCGCCGCTCAGGCGGCCCGTGACCTCGGGGAGGCGGAGATGATCGCGCTGCTCGGTTCGGCGACCGGCTGACGGGGCAGGATGGGGGCATGCCGGAAGGGGACACCGTCTGGAACACCGCCCGGGTGCTGGAGAAGGCACTCCTCGGTGAGGTGCTGACCGGCTCCGACTTCCGGGTGCCGCGCCTGGCCACCACCGACCTGACCGGCTGGACCGTGGCCGAGTCGGCGAGCCGGGGCAAGCATCTGCTGCTGCGGCTGACCCGCGACGGGCGGCCGCCGCACACCCTGCACTCGCACCTGCGGATGGAGGGCGCCTGGCGGGCCTATGCCCCGGGTGAGCGCTGGACCGCCCGCCCGGCCCACCTGATCCGGGTGGTGCTGCGCACCGCGCGTTCGGTGGCGGTCGGCTATCACCTGCACGAGGTGATGCTGGTGCCGACCGCCGAGGAGGAGCGGCTGGTGGGGCATCTGGGCCCGGATCTGCT is part of the Actinoplanes sp. NBC_00393 genome and harbors:
- a CDS encoding BTAD domain-containing putative transcriptional regulator, with protein sequence MLIGRVLGPTEVEAGGAPVDLGGPLPRRLVTALISAEGRPVSEDTLAEALWADTPPASPSVSLQAYVSRLRRAFGDARDALQRVEDGYRLRLAETDAARFEAAVEQGRALLADERPGDAVRAFDAALTMWRGEAFADLPGFAAPSRARLDELRAVAVEERLAAKVATGDAPGAVGDLEAGVRAEPYRERRWELLILAQYRSGRQADALATLRRVRALLADELGIDPGPGLQELESRLLAQDPQLLLQTRPAPAVRPLTAFLGRTAELTALDRLMATSRLVTLVGPGGAGKTRLAVEHAADRGWFVRLADATDPVLAVAATLGLRGSTVEAVTAALADRTGLLVLDNCEHLVEPVAGMVLHLLVHCPGIRVLATSREALGVDGERLLPVAPLPSVDAIALLTDRISAIRPGWRPDSAEIGHLRRIAAALDGIPLALELAAARARILSLGELSELLDDRFPQLGPVPRGALAPHETLEAAVAWSVDLLPPADRALLLRLWPYEGGFALTAVGPDLEALSGLVARSVVVADTGVTPARYRLLEMIRAYCRAHDPDPAGSRAAHAAWVRGLVLHWIPELSGDRSAHAIRMLNRELPNLRAGVEHDLTADPPAALRTAALLGWFWFRGGHVADGLRLLTAGLAEAPQAPGRDRARAWSACATLRFIAGDLAGAGDCLREAYAAIGTPADREARVVHAQMLYYDSLLQEATGDFAAAADRARESIAAARAYGEEWIVPSGEVCLGFALAGLGEIADGRRILVEAIEAALTQHSRWAAALGELALARAFLTGNAAAPVDPVAALASVRRALELFQRENDIGNVLTSLHTGCYALALDGRRETAAVLLAGVRRHAVRHGVDPDLAGPTLTAALEEVLAGVDCEAAAQAARDLGEAEMIALLGSATG